A genome region from Halarchaeum grantii includes the following:
- a CDS encoding IclR family transcriptional regulator, protein MPEQSRRTVDAVHTACDILDVLQTRERAGVTEIAEEVGLAKGAVHRHLVTLNNREYVVNEDGEYRLSLRYLDMANQVKGMVGNYDVIAGELQNLAEATGEIAQFATEEHGWVTYVYKSTGDSGIQTASSAGKREYMHSTSLGKAMLAEMDEERARDILADHEMPKKTEHTCTDAEALMELLSDVRERGYALDNEENITGLRCVGMPLTDSDSDVFGAVSVSGPVSRMTDERIDSEIAETLERSTNVIEINSKFA, encoded by the coding sequence ATGCCCGAACAAAGCCGGCGAACGGTCGACGCAGTCCACACCGCCTGCGATATCCTCGATGTCCTCCAGACGCGCGAGCGTGCGGGAGTTACCGAAATCGCCGAGGAGGTCGGACTCGCGAAGGGAGCTGTCCACCGTCATCTAGTGACGCTCAACAACCGCGAATACGTTGTGAACGAGGACGGCGAATACCGCCTAAGCCTCCGCTATCTCGATATGGCGAACCAGGTGAAGGGGATGGTCGGGAACTACGACGTCATCGCGGGCGAACTCCAGAACCTCGCGGAGGCTACGGGCGAAATCGCGCAGTTCGCGACTGAAGAGCACGGATGGGTGACGTACGTGTACAAATCAACCGGTGATTCCGGTATTCAAACGGCCTCTTCGGCGGGCAAGCGCGAGTACATGCACTCGACGTCGCTCGGGAAGGCGATGCTCGCAGAGATGGACGAGGAGCGTGCCCGCGATATTCTCGCCGATCACGAGATGCCAAAGAAGACCGAACACACGTGCACGGACGCCGAGGCGCTGATGGAACTTCTCTCGGACGTCCGCGAGCGCGGCTACGCCCTCGATAACGAGGAAAACATCACCGGCCTGCGCTGTGTCGGGATGCCACTCACGGACAGCGACTCAGACGTCTTCGGCGCGGTGAGCGTCTCCGGGCCGGTGAGTCGTATGACGGACGAGCGCATCGACAGCGAAATCGCCGAGACGCTCGAGCGCTCTACGAACGTCATCGAAATCAACTCGAAATTCGCCTGA
- a CDS encoding fumarylacetoacetate hydrolase family protein, protein MRHVRFRDPAGAIRNGNWTDDGIEFGERTYKPSEVDVLPPSDPSKIICVGLNYANHAEEEGMEVPDRPLLFLKPPNTVAGHGDTITPPEGKETIEHEVELGIVIGEQCRNVPESEAMDVVAGYTVADDVSNRDDQYVEQNWVRGKAFDGACPLGPVVADPEHVPDDAHVELRVNGEVRQSSSIAEFIFSVPELVAEITQYMTLEEGDVIITGTPAGVNSLEDGDEVEVEIEGIGTLEHAVER, encoded by the coding sequence ATGCGACACGTCAGATTCCGTGATCCTGCTGGTGCGATCCGCAACGGTAACTGGACGGACGACGGTATCGAGTTCGGCGAGCGCACGTACAAGCCCTCGGAGGTCGACGTCCTGCCGCCGAGCGACCCGAGCAAGATCATCTGCGTGGGGCTGAACTACGCGAACCACGCGGAGGAGGAGGGCATGGAGGTTCCGGACCGACCGCTGCTCTTCCTGAAGCCGCCGAATACCGTCGCGGGCCACGGCGACACCATCACGCCCCCCGAGGGGAAGGAGACGATCGAGCACGAGGTCGAGCTCGGCATCGTGATCGGCGAGCAGTGTCGGAACGTCCCCGAGTCGGAGGCGATGGACGTCGTCGCGGGCTACACGGTCGCGGACGACGTCTCGAACCGCGACGACCAGTACGTCGAGCAGAACTGGGTGCGCGGGAAGGCCTTCGACGGCGCCTGCCCGCTCGGCCCCGTCGTCGCCGACCCCGAGCACGTCCCCGACGACGCACACGTCGAACTCCGCGTCAACGGCGAGGTCCGGCAGTCCTCGAGCATCGCCGAGTTCATCTTCAGCGTCCCCGAACTCGTCGCGGAGATCACCCAGTACATGACCCTCGAGGAGGGTGACGTCATCATCACCGGCACCCCCGCCGGCGTCAACAGCCTCGAGGACGGCGACGAGGTCGAAGTCGAAATCGAGGGCATCGGCACCCTCGAGCACGCCGTCGAGCGGTAA
- a CDS encoding molybdopterin-dependent oxidoreductase yields the protein MADIDRVAAPVLAALAAVAGSFAVAGATLAFVVTPAYDVVARYTPGALVGVVVSQAPGLTDAVAYAVAFALTVLVLAALVGSIVEIALRLDAPALGVFAVALLVTAVTAVTTGSLFRAFGAGVPAAVVVLYFLADPRPPRAALSPARRRVLRAAGGVAVFGALAGYAGRNTAVRTPVPADGRYRDERVAALEADADEKSLAVDGLPGLLSTNDEFYTVDINSADPYVEAADWELRFEGAIDDPAPVGFDALREREERTDAVDTLRCVSDPVDGKLTDTAVWTGVPVDALLEGRAISSDCGCVMVHAADGYEVEFPLAALRDGFLAFGMNGDPLPRAHGHPVRLLVPGHWGEVNVKWVTALEFLEREADGYWERRGWHGTGPVNAVTKIWATERAPDAVTLAGVAYAGTRGVARVEVSVDGGETWRDARLSERLDGALDGDVWRQWAYTWEAPPSGEHDVRARAVTDDGTVQPRAETDTFPSGASGWAETTLTV from the coding sequence ATGGCCGACATAGACCGGGTCGCCGCGCCCGTGCTCGCCGCGCTCGCCGCCGTCGCCGGGTCGTTTGCCGTCGCCGGCGCGACGCTCGCGTTCGTCGTCACCCCCGCCTACGACGTCGTCGCACGATACACGCCCGGCGCCCTCGTCGGCGTCGTCGTCTCGCAGGCCCCCGGCCTCACCGACGCCGTCGCCTACGCCGTCGCGTTCGCCCTCACCGTGCTCGTGCTCGCCGCGCTCGTCGGTAGCATCGTCGAAATCGCCCTCCGACTCGACGCCCCCGCGCTCGGCGTCTTCGCCGTCGCCCTCCTCGTCACCGCCGTCACCGCCGTCACCACCGGCTCCCTCTTTCGCGCGTTCGGTGCCGGCGTCCCCGCCGCCGTCGTCGTCCTCTACTTCCTCGCCGACCCGCGACCGCCCCGCGCCGCGCTCTCGCCCGCCCGTCGCCGCGTCCTCCGCGCCGCGGGCGGCGTCGCCGTCTTCGGCGCGCTCGCCGGCTACGCAGGCCGCAACACGGCCGTCCGCACACCCGTCCCCGCCGACGGGCGCTACCGCGACGAACGCGTCGCCGCCCTCGAAGCCGACGCCGACGAGAAATCGCTCGCCGTCGACGGCCTCCCCGGCCTCCTCTCCACGAACGACGAGTTCTACACTGTCGACATCAACAGCGCCGACCCCTACGTCGAGGCCGCCGACTGGGAGCTGCGCTTCGAGGGCGCCATCGACGACCCCGCGCCCGTCGGCTTCGACGCCCTCCGCGAACGCGAGGAGCGCACCGACGCCGTCGACACCCTCCGCTGCGTCTCCGACCCCGTCGACGGGAAACTCACCGACACCGCCGTCTGGACCGGCGTCCCCGTCGACGCGCTCCTCGAGGGCCGCGCGATATCGAGCGACTGCGGCTGCGTCATGGTCCACGCCGCCGACGGCTACGAGGTCGAGTTCCCCCTCGCCGCGCTCCGCGACGGCTTCCTCGCGTTCGGCATGAACGGCGACCCCCTCCCCCGCGCGCATGGCCACCCGGTCCGCCTGCTCGTCCCCGGCCACTGGGGCGAGGTGAACGTCAAGTGGGTGACCGCCCTCGAGTTCCTTGAGCGCGAGGCCGACGGCTACTGGGAGCGCCGCGGCTGGCACGGCACCGGTCCCGTGAACGCCGTCACGAAGATCTGGGCGACCGAGCGCGCCCCCGATGCCGTCACGCTCGCCGGCGTCGCCTACGCCGGCACGCGCGGCGTCGCCCGCGTCGAGGTCAGCGTCGACGGCGGCGAGACGTGGCGCGACGCCCGACTCTCCGAGCGCCTCGACGGCGCGCTCGATGGCGACGTCTGGCGCCAGTGGGCCTACACGTGGGAGGCTCCGCCGAGCGGCGAGCACGACGTCCGCGCGCGCGCCGTCACCGACGACGGCACCGTCCAACCGCGAGCGGAGACGGACACCTTCCCCTCGGGCGCGTCCGGGTGGGCCGAGACCACGCTCACCGTCTAG
- a CDS encoding aldehyde dehydrogenase family protein has translation MPDANKNYVGGEWTTTETGETLDVVNPADPSEVVARYQQSGSEDATEAVEAAAEAADEWAATPGPERGTVLREAAKILDDKKDELTDQLVAEEGKARGEAAGEVQRAIDIFYYFAQKASDLGGTRKQASGPDTDLYTIQEPVGVAALITPWNYPIAIPAWKLAPALATGNAVVLKPASVAPGPAVALAEALDEAGLPDGVLNVVTGPGSSVANTFVEADEVDAVSFTGSSQVGEMVYDQATDHGKRAQMEMGGKNPTVVASSADPEEAADIVASGGFGTTGQSCTACSRAIVHEDVYDEFVDALVDEAESIEIGPGNEADMGPQVSESEVEGTLEYIDIAENEGATLATGGGVPDDLGDGFYVEPTVFTDVERDYRIAQEEVFGPVVAVIKVSDYEEALDVANDVDYGLSSSIVTDDHTEAKSFIDDSEAGVVKVNDKTTGLELHVPFGGFKRSSSETWREQGDAGIDFYTISKTVYDNY, from the coding sequence ATGCCAGACGCGAACAAGAACTACGTGGGTGGCGAGTGGACGACGACGGAGACGGGCGAGACGCTCGACGTCGTCAACCCCGCCGACCCGAGCGAAGTCGTCGCACGCTACCAGCAGTCCGGGAGCGAGGACGCGACCGAGGCAGTCGAGGCGGCCGCCGAGGCGGCCGACGAGTGGGCGGCGACGCCCGGCCCCGAGCGCGGGACGGTCCTGCGCGAGGCCGCGAAGATCCTCGACGACAAGAAGGACGAACTCACCGACCAGCTCGTCGCCGAAGAGGGCAAGGCACGCGGCGAGGCCGCCGGCGAGGTCCAGCGCGCCATCGACATCTTCTACTACTTCGCACAGAAGGCGTCCGACCTCGGCGGAACGCGCAAACAGGCCAGCGGCCCCGACACGGACCTCTACACGATCCAGGAGCCGGTCGGCGTCGCCGCGCTCATCACGCCGTGGAACTACCCCATCGCGATTCCCGCCTGGAAGCTCGCGCCCGCCCTCGCGACCGGGAACGCGGTCGTCCTCAAGCCCGCGAGCGTCGCGCCCGGTCCCGCCGTTGCGCTCGCCGAGGCCCTCGACGAGGCCGGCCTCCCCGACGGCGTCCTGAACGTCGTCACCGGTCCCGGTAGTTCCGTCGCCAACACGTTCGTGGAGGCCGACGAGGTCGACGCCGTCTCCTTCACCGGGAGCTCGCAGGTCGGCGAGATGGTCTACGATCAGGCGACCGACCACGGCAAGCGCGCCCAGATGGAGATGGGCGGCAAGAACCCGACGGTCGTCGCCTCTTCGGCCGACCCCGAGGAGGCCGCCGACATCGTGGCGTCCGGTGGCTTCGGAACGACCGGGCAGTCCTGTACGGCCTGCTCGCGCGCTATCGTCCACGAGGACGTCTACGACGAGTTCGTCGACGCCCTCGTCGACGAGGCCGAGTCCATCGAGATCGGCCCCGGCAACGAGGCGGACATGGGTCCGCAGGTCTCCGAGTCCGAGGTCGAGGGTACCCTCGAGTACATCGACATCGCCGAGAACGAGGGCGCGACGCTCGCCACCGGCGGCGGCGTCCCCGACGATCTCGGTGACGGGTTCTACGTCGAGCCCACCGTGTTCACCGATGTGGAACGCGATTACCGCATCGCCCAAGAGGAGGTCTTCGGTCCCGTCGTCGCTGTCATCAAGGTCTCGGACTACGAGGAGGCCCTCGACGTCGCGAACGACGTCGACTACGGCCTCTCCTCCAGCATCGTTACCGACGACCACACCGAAGCCAAGAGCTTCATCGACGACTCCGAGGCGGGCGTCGTGAAGGTCAACGACAAGACCACGGGCCTCGAGCTCCACGTTCCCTTCGGCGGCTTCAAGCGCTCCTCCTCCGAGACGTGGCGCGAGCAGGGCGACGCCGGTATCGACTTCTACACCATCTCCAAGACCGTCTACGACAACTACTGA
- a CDS encoding Gfo/Idh/MocA family protein produces the protein MTYRAGIIGAGGIAGLGILGMHDEEDIGRKKFEASHAGGYAATDGVELVAIADLDEEKLSTFGDAWDLPDDALYADHTAMLEAEDLDVVSVCTPSFLHHDHVTDAVEIGDPDVVWCEKPIASSVSDAEGMIAACEEADAELLVNHSFRFTEKLERLRALVQEEDLLGDVHSVSAQYRMELLRNSTHLLDTLVYLLDARAESVTGHITGENEAVESLDAAVDVDDAGGGGFVVMDDGTFVTVDCTIPREDSSMTLNFVGSGGKLYMNNDDGEWRYWGLEDGEHTEADLPGIEGAWTWDEDYQRAFPNAAAHVVALLDGEAENRSPGTDALRSLEIIVAFYLSEYTGGRVEIPLSRPLRDVTITSW, from the coding sequence ATGACGTACCGCGCGGGCATCATCGGGGCGGGCGGCATCGCGGGCCTCGGCATCCTCGGCATGCACGACGAGGAGGACATCGGACGGAAGAAGTTCGAGGCGAGTCACGCGGGCGGCTACGCGGCGACCGACGGCGTCGAGCTCGTCGCCATCGCGGACCTCGACGAGGAGAAGCTCTCGACGTTCGGCGACGCGTGGGACCTCCCGGATGACGCCCTCTACGCGGACCACACGGCGATGCTGGAGGCCGAGGACCTCGACGTCGTCTCCGTCTGTACGCCGTCGTTCCTCCACCACGACCACGTCACGGACGCCGTGGAGATCGGCGACCCGGACGTGGTGTGGTGCGAGAAACCCATCGCGTCCAGCGTCTCGGACGCCGAGGGGATGATCGCGGCCTGCGAGGAGGCGGACGCGGAGTTGCTCGTGAACCACTCCTTCCGCTTCACGGAGAAGCTCGAGCGCCTCCGCGCGCTCGTGCAGGAGGAGGACCTGCTCGGCGACGTCCACTCGGTGAGCGCGCAGTACCGCATGGAGCTCCTGCGGAACTCGACGCACCTGCTGGACACGCTCGTCTACCTGCTGGACGCGCGCGCCGAGTCCGTCACCGGCCACATCACCGGCGAGAACGAGGCGGTGGAGTCGCTGGACGCGGCCGTGGACGTCGACGACGCGGGCGGCGGCGGCTTCGTCGTGATGGACGACGGGACGTTCGTGACCGTGGACTGCACGATACCGCGCGAGGACTCCTCGATGACGCTGAACTTCGTCGGCTCGGGGGGGAAACTCTACATGAACAACGACGACGGCGAGTGGCGCTACTGGGGGCTCGAGGACGGCGAGCACACGGAGGCGGACCTCCCGGGGATCGAGGGGGCGTGGACGTGGGACGAGGACTACCAGCGCGCGTTCCCGAACGCCGCCGCGCACGTCGTCGCCCTCCTCGACGGCGAGGCGGAGAACCGCTCGCCCGGAACGGACGCGCTCAGATCGCTCGAAATCATCGTCGCGTTCTATCTTTCTGAATACACCGGTGGCCGCGTCGAAATCCCGCTGAGCCGCCCGCTCAGGGACGTTACCATCACGTCGTGGTGA
- a CDS encoding FAD-dependent oxidoreductase, producing MSETARADGGTGGEEERRDVVVVGGGPAGCAAAVFTARYGLDTVVFDRGPSSIRRCGHLENYLGFPAGIDIETFVALAHDHVEQSGGDVIADTVESVERADGGFRVATADGRVVRAERVVAAAKYGGDPFLGLDEDAVEVVAHDGEESERFDSAYADREGRTPTEGFYVAGPLAGVRDQALVAAGHGAGVGCAIVEDVRREAGYWEAVAAYYDWVRREENLTGEWADREHWREYLAANAPEDVDEETFQRVCEAYIDERFAQYRSPEERERLQSEGHARLAEHLDVE from the coding sequence ATGAGCGAGACGGCACGCGCGGACGGGGGGACCGGGGGAGAGGAGGAGCGACGGGACGTGGTGGTCGTCGGCGGCGGGCCGGCGGGCTGTGCGGCGGCGGTGTTCACGGCACGCTACGGCCTCGACACCGTCGTCTTCGACCGCGGTCCGTCCTCGATTCGGCGCTGTGGCCACCTCGAGAACTACCTCGGCTTCCCCGCCGGCATCGACATCGAGACGTTCGTCGCCCTCGCCCACGACCACGTCGAGCAGTCCGGTGGCGACGTGATCGCCGACACCGTGGAGTCGGTCGAGCGCGCCGACGGTGGCTTTCGGGTGGCGACGGCCGACGGCCGCGTCGTTCGTGCGGAGCGCGTCGTCGCCGCCGCGAAATACGGGGGCGACCCGTTCCTCGGCCTCGACGAGGACGCCGTGGAAGTCGTCGCACACGACGGCGAGGAGTCCGAGCGCTTCGACTCGGCGTACGCGGACCGAGAGGGCCGAACCCCGACGGAGGGCTTCTACGTCGCGGGGCCGCTCGCTGGCGTGCGCGACCAAGCGCTCGTCGCGGCGGGCCACGGCGCCGGGGTCGGGTGCGCCATCGTCGAGGACGTCCGCCGCGAAGCGGGCTACTGGGAGGCCGTCGCCGCCTACTACGACTGGGTGCGCCGCGAGGAGAACCTGACCGGCGAGTGGGCGGACCGCGAGCACTGGCGCGAGTACCTCGCGGCGAACGCACCCGAGGACGTGGACGAGGAGACGTTCCAGCGGGTGTGCGAGGCGTACATCGACGAGCGCTTCGCGCAGTACCGCTCGCCCGAGGAGCGCGAACGCCTCCAGTCGGAAGGCCACGCGCGCCTCGCCGAGCACCTCGACGTCGAGTAG
- a CDS encoding archaea-specific SMC-related protein yields MQTSRAEGTDASIRVSNIGGIESTEVDLTPGVNVLVGRNATNRTSFLQSLMAVSGSQRASLKGDAEEGRVELELGDETFTRVLTRRGDGVDFSGDPVLDDPELADLFAFLLEDNEARRAIATKGDLRDLVMRPVDTEAINDRIDELVAERERIDDEIESADAASRRIPELEERRVDLQDEIEAKREALEAKQDEIDEADAGVEESREEKDDLEQALDRLNDRRAELERVASRLENERSSLASVREEREDVEETLADLDAVDEDEVTFLEERVSSLRDRKRRLDSTITQLQSLIQFNEEMLDGEHTEVLQLLADEEGAESSAVTDALLPESEHSQGRCWTCGSEVSMDDVEETLEKLRSLAREKRTERSDVTSELEDVQAERNELETRIERRESLESRLEDLGEEIEEREDAVERLTDEREEAQTAVEDLEETVEDLEEGRHSAVLDLHREANELQFELNDLQDDLERVEEEITELQAEADRREDLEAEREELTTELEDLRTRIDRLEAEAVESFNEHMETVLDVLDYGNVSRVWIERAEEQVRQGRRKVEKTVFRLHVVRTGADGTAYEDTVDHLSESEREVIGLVFGLAGYLVHEVYEECPFMLLDSLEAIDSDRIAALVDYFHEYAPYIAVALLPEDAQALDDDYRRVTEI; encoded by the coding sequence ATGCAAACGAGTCGTGCCGAGGGGACGGACGCGAGTATCCGAGTCTCCAACATCGGCGGTATCGAGTCGACGGAAGTCGACCTCACACCGGGCGTGAACGTCCTCGTCGGACGGAACGCGACCAACCGGACGTCCTTTCTCCAGTCGCTGATGGCGGTCTCGGGGAGCCAGCGCGCGTCGCTGAAGGGCGACGCCGAGGAGGGCCGCGTCGAACTCGAGCTCGGCGACGAGACGTTCACGCGCGTCCTGACGCGGCGCGGCGACGGCGTCGACTTCTCCGGCGACCCCGTCCTCGACGACCCCGAGCTCGCGGACCTCTTCGCGTTCCTCCTCGAGGACAACGAGGCGCGTCGCGCCATCGCCACGAAGGGCGACCTCCGAGACCTCGTGATGCGACCGGTCGACACGGAGGCGATCAACGACCGCATCGACGAACTCGTCGCGGAGCGCGAGCGCATCGACGACGAGATCGAGAGCGCGGACGCTGCGAGCCGCCGGATTCCCGAGCTCGAGGAGCGCCGCGTCGACCTGCAGGACGAGATCGAGGCGAAGCGCGAAGCCCTCGAAGCCAAGCAGGACGAGATCGACGAAGCCGACGCCGGCGTCGAGGAGTCCCGCGAGGAGAAGGACGACCTCGAGCAGGCGCTCGACCGGCTGAACGACCGGCGCGCGGAGCTCGAACGCGTCGCCTCGCGGCTGGAGAACGAGCGCTCCAGTCTCGCGTCCGTCCGCGAGGAGCGCGAGGACGTCGAGGAGACGCTCGCGGACCTCGACGCGGTCGACGAGGACGAGGTGACGTTCCTCGAGGAGCGCGTCTCCTCGCTTCGCGATCGGAAGCGGCGCCTCGACTCGACGATCACGCAGCTCCAGAGCCTCATCCAGTTCAACGAGGAGATGCTCGACGGCGAGCACACCGAGGTCCTCCAGCTCCTCGCGGACGAGGAGGGCGCGGAGTCGAGCGCGGTGACGGACGCGCTCCTCCCGGAGTCCGAGCACTCGCAGGGCCGCTGTTGGACGTGTGGCTCCGAGGTGTCGATGGACGACGTCGAGGAGACGCTGGAGAAGCTCCGCTCGCTCGCGCGCGAGAAGCGCACGGAGCGCTCGGACGTGACGAGCGAGCTCGAGGACGTGCAGGCCGAGCGCAACGAGCTCGAGACGCGCATCGAGCGCCGCGAGAGCCTGGAGTCGCGGCTCGAGGACCTCGGCGAGGAGATCGAGGAGCGCGAGGACGCCGTCGAGCGCCTCACCGACGAGCGCGAGGAGGCACAGACGGCGGTCGAGGACCTCGAGGAGACGGTCGAGGACCTCGAGGAGGGCCGGCACAGCGCGGTGCTCGACCTCCACCGGGAGGCGAACGAGCTCCAGTTCGAGCTGAACGACCTGCAGGACGACCTCGAGCGCGTCGAGGAGGAGATCACGGAGCTGCAGGCGGAGGCGGACCGCCGCGAGGACCTCGAAGCGGAGCGCGAGGAACTGACGACGGAACTCGAGGACCTGCGGACGCGCATCGACCGCCTCGAAGCGGAGGCTGTCGAGTCGTTCAACGAGCACATGGAGACGGTGCTCGACGTGCTCGATTACGGGAACGTCTCGCGGGTGTGGATCGAGCGCGCGGAAGAGCAGGTCCGGCAGGGCCGCCGGAAGGTGGAGAAGACGGTGTTCCGCCTGCACGTCGTCCGCACGGGCGCGGACGGCACCGCCTACGAGGACACGGTCGACCACCTCTCGGAGTCCGAGCGCGAGGTCATCGGCCTCGTCTTCGGCCTCGCGGGCTACCTCGTCCACGAGGTCTACGAGGAGTGCCCGTTCATGCTGCTGGACTCGCTGGAGGCCATCGACTCGGATCGCATCGCGGCGCTCGTCGACTACTTCCACGAGTACGCGCCCTACATCGCCGTCGCGCTCCTGCCGGAGGACGCGCAGGCGCTCGACGACGACTACCGGCGCGTCACCGAGATCTGA
- a CDS encoding dihydrodipicolinate synthase family protein — translation MPSATKQVKQRLRGVATGLLTPFDEDREIVHWKIEENAKSLYDSGIRTFLAAANISEYHSLSQSERIAVTKTSVDALPSDACVLAGVGGSTDDAIELIDAYDQIGVDAMMIMPPDHTYLHEQGLLNYYRDLGETSEAPLVPYVRGFDPSVDYLAELTRLESVVGIKYALEDPVKLGAGVAAGTDDVVWVDGLAEPYAVSFWAEGVEGFSAGVSNFRPEVGLELYDALVAEDWDRARKLRDACLPYQQFREQTGQNNTIAGAVSVPAVKKGLELAGLHGGAVRDPIRPLDDEKEQRAEELYRQLDDDISRLVR, via the coding sequence ATGCCATCGGCCACCAAACAGGTCAAGCAACGGCTACGCGGCGTCGCAACTGGACTCCTCACTCCGTTTGACGAGGACCGGGAAATCGTCCACTGGAAGATCGAAGAGAACGCGAAGTCGCTGTACGACAGCGGCATCCGGACGTTCTTGGCGGCTGCAAACATCAGCGAATACCACTCCCTGTCGCAGAGCGAGCGGATCGCTGTCACCAAGACGAGCGTCGATGCGCTCCCCTCCGACGCGTGCGTCCTCGCCGGCGTGGGCGGTAGTACGGACGACGCGATAGAACTGATCGACGCGTACGATCAGATCGGGGTCGACGCGATGATGATCATGCCCCCCGACCACACCTATCTCCACGAACAGGGGCTACTCAACTACTATCGCGATCTCGGTGAAACATCGGAAGCACCGCTCGTTCCATACGTCCGCGGGTTCGACCCGTCGGTTGACTACTTGGCCGAGCTGACCCGCCTCGAGAGCGTCGTCGGTATCAAATACGCCCTCGAGGACCCAGTGAAGCTGGGCGCCGGCGTCGCAGCCGGTACCGATGACGTCGTCTGGGTGGACGGGCTCGCGGAGCCGTACGCGGTCAGTTTCTGGGCGGAGGGTGTCGAGGGGTTCTCCGCCGGCGTCAGCAACTTCCGTCCGGAAGTGGGCTTGGAGCTGTACGACGCCCTCGTCGCCGAGGATTGGGACCGAGCACGGAAGCTACGAGATGCGTGTCTCCCCTACCAGCAGTTCCGAGAACAGACCGGACAGAACAACACCATCGCCGGTGCGGTCAGTGTCCCGGCGGTCAAGAAGGGGCTCGAGCTCGCCGGCCTCCATGGCGGTGCCGTTCGCGATCCGATTCGGCCGCTCGACGACGAGAAGGAACAACGCGCGGAGGAGTTGTATCGGCAGTTAGACGACGACATCAGCCGTCTCGTCAGGTAA